The following coding sequences lie in one Pseudorasbora parva isolate DD20220531a chromosome 18, ASM2467924v1, whole genome shotgun sequence genomic window:
- the stbd1 gene encoding uncharacterized protein stbd1 — protein MTMKDSKPIALDRRDIHSLLDLIGGFGAVVAVGIIAMLSVCAAFFIYRSFRGQRGKGVETNGNDTAVAAGEANSARTRKRERDDRPTESTGECQDGKCFSESGNLSDTDNMLLPTEISEKDLNESTLKDMEEITDELLTDLEREMRDKTDSDPDQWVETDPDENTECEDHIQDDDDNGREVLAGGSVLSTQLDSQREEYLDKSETGLSVDADEPSETESAQEFIYQRRHQDHVTCSSSDQAVKPSNPSKIPLEEDDKTSTLEDANKIFDDPHDWRYPRTNNLDCCCCDNKTMVNHSNRFDFHNYLGFHTDNTFPIGSSTQVSLSHESGEKKTNEDKAPKEDNLEKNEISIMDAIMDNNEWLNVGTPEFRDLPWLTPTATTPEEKQTQPEKEGQVKTGLAKEDEGPANKRVATVPPLSQVVSVTFRIHYITYSPSQLVAVTGSLQELGAWESFVPLHRAKDGFWANTITLPMESQVEWKFVLVEDGRISRWEECGNRSLFLTSQDEEVYLDKCWGCC, from the exons ATGACCATGAAGGACAGCAAACCGATTGCGCTGGACCGGCGCGATATTCATTCCCTGCTGGATCTGATCGGTGGCTTCGGTGCCGTAGTGGCCGTGGGGATCATTGCCATGCTGTCGGTCTGCGCCGCGTTCTTCATTTACCGATCCTTTAGAGGTCAGCGCGGGAAGGGTGTCGAGACTAACGGGAACGATACGGCGGTTGCAGCGGGAGAAGCGAACTCGGCTCGCACGAGGAAAAGAGAGAGGGATGATCGACCTACCGAGTCAACAG GAGAATGTCAGGATGGAAAGTGTTTCAGCGAATCCGGTAACCTCTCAGACACAGACAACATGCTCCTTCCCACTGAGATATCCGAAAAGGACCTGAATGAAAGCACTCTTAAGGACATGGAGGAGATCACAGATGAGCTTCTAACGGACTTAGAACGCGAAATGCGAGACAAAACGGATTCTGATCCGGATCAGTGGGTAGAAACGGATCCTGATGAAAATACGGAATGTGAGGATCATATtcaggatgatgatgataatggaCGTGAGGTTTTGGCTGGTGGGAGTGTACTGTCGACGCAATTAGATAGCCAGCGTGAGGAATATCTCGACAAATCCGAGACAGGACTGAGTGTAGATGCAGATGAACCATCTGAGACTGAAAGCGCTCAGGAGTTCATTTATCAGAGACGCCATCAAGATCATGTCACTTGTTCTTCTTCAGACCAAGCGGTTAAACCATCCAATCCCAGTAAGATCCCATTAGAAGAAGACGACAAGACGTCAACATTGGAGGACGCGAACAAGATCTTCGACGATCCACATGACTGGCGTTATCCGCGAACAAATAACTTAGATTGCTGTTGCTGTGATAATAAGACTATGGTCAACCACAGCAACAGGTTTGACTTTCACAACTACTTGGGCTTCCACACTGATAATACCTTCCCCATTGGGTCTTCAACACAGGTGAGCCTCTCACATGAGTCTGGTGAGAAGAAAACCAATGAAGATAAAGCACCAAAAGAGGATAATCTTGAAAAGAATGAGATCAGCATAATGGATGCCATTATGGACAATAACGAGTGGCTCAATGTAGGTACACCAGAGTTCAGAGATCTTCCCTGGCTTACGCCAACTGCAACCACCCCTGAAGAAAAACAGACGCAGCCGGAAAAAGAAGGGCAAGTCAAGACTGGTTTAGCCAAAGAAGACGAAGGACCGGCGAATAAAAGAGTAGCGACTGTTCCGCCTTTATCGCAAGTGGTTAGCGTAACCTTCCGGATTCACTACATCACATACTCTCCTAGCCAGCTGGTGGCTGTTACCGGGAGCCTGCAGGAGTTGGGGGCCTGGGAGAGTTTCGTTCCACTCCACCGAGCCAAGGACGGGTTCTGGGCCAACACTATCACCCTCCCCATGGAGAGCCAGGTGGAGTGGAAGTTCGTCCTGGTGGAAGATGGAAGGATCTCTCGCTGGGAGGAGTGTGGAAACCGCTCTCTCTTTTTAACTAGCCAAGATGAAGAAGTCTATCTTGACAAGTGCTGGGGATGTTGCTGA